The following are encoded in a window of Bacillus sp. SORGH_AS_0510 genomic DNA:
- a CDS encoding ROK family protein — protein MRKFIAFDIGGTLIKYGVLHEDGTFIEKHECLTEAYLGGEAIIRKVMDCGRSLMDSHTISGICISTAGQVDSKEGKILYASSLIPKYTGTPVKKELEAFFQLPVEVENDVNCAGLAESWIGTGKDAKSLFCLTIGTGIGGSYILDNKLHTGHSFSGGEIGYIPIEGDQFQELASTRTLVRNVAKLKGIEENELNGKAIFELAQSGDEICIQEIERIVYYLSKGIATIAYMMNPEMIIIGGGITAQKDYLYPLIKKQLQKDIIPTILEKTKIEIAQNLNNAGMIGALRHFLLQESLQPLKSVTTIIESNLHKLTKREQMIAKYIIQNLESVPNRTISELSRQINVSEATITRFCQKLEFGSYNKLRLLAKEASVSTRLYEPSEMTSMSEVKESYLSMIKKFDTLHQQKDVHELQQNLQLAKQVYLYGGNGLSHVAEQFKFKLMKLGFMADAFTTSYQMEMSAYALTPETTVIALSNSGYTSDVVSMLEKAKDIGCVTVGITSQQDSPLAELSDICLLIPATEGKESETSFNGEVSSYYLLDVILKELQSNQTLSVKKKIMVME, from the coding sequence ATGAGAAAGTTTATAGCGTTTGATATTGGCGGAACGTTGATTAAGTATGGTGTCCTACATGAGGACGGCACTTTTATTGAAAAGCACGAGTGTCTTACAGAAGCGTATTTAGGCGGAGAAGCCATTATTAGGAAAGTTATGGATTGTGGAAGAAGTCTAATGGACTCACATACCATCAGTGGGATTTGCATCAGTACGGCGGGGCAGGTCGATTCTAAAGAGGGAAAGATTCTATACGCCTCTTCCTTAATTCCGAAATATACGGGAACTCCTGTAAAAAAAGAGTTAGAAGCTTTTTTTCAATTACCAGTAGAAGTAGAAAATGATGTGAATTGCGCGGGGTTGGCAGAATCATGGATCGGAACCGGAAAAGATGCCAAGAGCCTATTCTGTTTGACTATCGGTACGGGAATTGGTGGCAGCTACATTTTAGATAATAAATTGCATACGGGTCATAGCTTTAGTGGTGGGGAGATTGGTTATATACCTATTGAGGGGGATCAATTTCAGGAACTAGCCTCTACTAGAACCTTAGTTAGAAACGTTGCTAAATTAAAAGGGATTGAAGAAAACGAGCTAAATGGTAAAGCTATATTCGAATTGGCACAGTCAGGTGATGAGATTTGTATTCAAGAGATTGAGCGCATTGTTTATTATTTATCAAAGGGAATTGCCACGATTGCTTATATGATGAACCCAGAAATGATCATTATTGGTGGGGGTATTACCGCTCAAAAGGATTATTTGTACCCCTTGATAAAAAAGCAACTACAAAAGGATATTATTCCAACCATTTTGGAAAAAACCAAAATTGAGATTGCGCAAAATCTTAACAATGCAGGCATGATTGGGGCATTACGTCATTTTCTGCTCCAAGAATCACTTCAGCCTTTAAAAAGTGTGACTACTATTATTGAATCAAATTTGCATAAGCTCACCAAAAGAGAGCAAATGATAGCCAAATACATTATTCAAAATTTAGAATCTGTTCCAAATAGGACTATTTCAGAGTTATCGAGACAAATTAATGTTTCTGAAGCAACCATCACCAGGTTCTGTCAAAAACTTGAGTTTGGCTCGTATAACAAACTTCGCTTATTAGCCAAAGAAGCATCTGTCAGCACGAGGTTGTATGAACCATCTGAAATGACAAGTATGTCTGAGGTAAAGGAATCATATTTAAGTATGATTAAAAAATTTGATACTCTTCACCAACAGAAGGATGTTCATGAATTGCAGCAAAATCTGCAATTGGCCAAGCAAGTATATTTATATGGCGGTAACGGATTATCCCATGTGGCAGAGCAGTTCAAATTTAAGTTAATGAAGCTTGGTTTCATGGCCGATGCTTTTACAACTAGCTATCAAATGGAGATGTCTGCTTATGCACTTACTCCAGAAACAACCGTGATTGCATTAAGCAACTCGGGTTACACATCTGATGTTGTCAGTATGCTTGAGAAGGCAAAGGATATTGGCTGTGTAACCGTTGGAATAACTAGTCAACAGGATTCTCCACTGGCAGAGTTATCGGATATTTGCTTACTGATACCTGCTACAGAAGGAAAAGAAAGCGAAACTAGTTTCAACGGTGAAGTGTCGTCGTATTACTTATTGGATGTCATCTTAAAAGAGCTTCAATCCAATCAAACACTTTCTGTAAAAAAAAAGATCATGGTAATGGAATAA
- a CDS encoding glycoside hydrolase family 38 C-terminal domain-containing protein, protein MNQTKEVYILNHTHWDREWYETFEEFRYKLRNGLRYVQELIENGTLESFFLDGQTIVLDDYQEIVSQEEFERFRSLIQEGKIEVGPWYLLADEFLVSGESIIKNLEIGINKAKSYGSSYNIGYLPDTFGHISQMPQILRGYEIDHALIFRGAVSDRFENNWEGSDGSKVFTFVLPLFEGYYQTFLKHETYMEETKKYLESNDPYLSYGKTLIMNGADHTFTGADIKSKINQLEKSFPSISFKQTLMSEFICTFKGDVPERIITGEQRDPSKIFILPGVYSTRSYLKEQNQKCEDQAIGVMEALNVWTNGQSNSAEFIEYVWKLILQNQPHDSICGCSVDEVHKEMETRTQKVLSSIHQFSCDNLNMLFPFEFLNNTVDNSTLYLVNNTPIIAEYPVRGTIRIPVEQDLGAIKLFDQDKEILFDVVKREQREEFLRHILAEPHYAEYVIYDISFTMPFEGAEIKALRIERVEMRSEPTIGICEEVIENEFYRIRWTEKGLQITDRLKNKVYENQHQFISSLDAGDSYNYSPPIHDVISEAVITGVSELIKGKTYQSFILHYNLRLPLSLNEERTGPSDQYVVNKLTTRVTLYKGNRLVYFKTKVKNEAKDQKLRVGFSVSEASFSYADTAFDLIRRETLREKQLDVPKNKEAVMNQYPTYSSVIANEHQLVHRGLQEYEVEKFNGFDMAFLTMIRGIGWLSRRDLRTRGNGAGPGFKTPGAQCQGTYEFEYGLVLGEEQHSLNHKALLRQPVLCQQSYQKKKEQKLFVQTSPIIVFSSYIMKEKDTFDIRLFNPTTQDQTTELRFGFLPETLSEVNFIGECKATLTAGQEITIAFRPKEIKTIRVKRSGQS, encoded by the coding sequence ATGAATCAGACGAAGGAAGTATATATTTTAAATCATACTCATTGGGACCGAGAGTGGTATGAGACATTTGAAGAATTTCGTTATAAACTTCGAAACGGACTGCGCTATGTCCAAGAATTAATAGAAAATGGAACTCTAGAAAGCTTTTTCCTTGATGGGCAGACGATTGTGCTTGATGATTATCAAGAGATTGTCAGTCAAGAAGAGTTTGAGCGTTTTCGGTCACTCATTCAAGAGGGGAAAATTGAAGTTGGTCCTTGGTATTTGCTTGCAGATGAGTTTCTTGTCTCTGGTGAATCGATCATTAAAAACCTAGAGATAGGGATCAATAAAGCAAAATCATATGGTTCATCCTATAATATTGGTTATTTGCCAGATACTTTTGGACATATTAGCCAAATGCCACAAATATTACGGGGATATGAGATCGATCATGCGCTAATTTTTCGCGGTGCTGTTTCCGATCGATTCGAAAATAACTGGGAAGGTTCAGATGGTAGTAAAGTTTTTACCTTTGTTCTCCCTCTATTCGAAGGGTACTATCAAACCTTTTTGAAGCACGAGACATACATGGAGGAAACAAAGAAGTATCTTGAAAGTAATGATCCCTATTTAAGCTATGGCAAGACATTGATCATGAACGGTGCTGACCACACTTTTACTGGTGCGGATATCAAAAGCAAAATTAATCAGTTAGAGAAAAGTTTCCCTAGTATTAGTTTCAAGCAAACGTTAATGTCGGAATTTATTTGTACTTTTAAAGGGGATGTACCTGAGCGGATAATAACTGGGGAGCAACGTGACCCCTCTAAGATTTTTATCTTGCCCGGAGTGTACTCAACGAGGTCTTATCTAAAGGAGCAAAATCAAAAGTGCGAAGATCAAGCCATTGGTGTAATGGAGGCACTTAATGTTTGGACGAATGGTCAATCGAACTCAGCAGAATTCATAGAATACGTGTGGAAATTGATTCTGCAAAACCAGCCACATGACAGTATTTGTGGTTGTAGTGTCGATGAAGTGCATAAGGAAATGGAAACAAGAACCCAAAAAGTCTTAAGCTCGATCCACCAATTTTCTTGTGACAATTTGAATATGTTATTCCCTTTTGAGTTTTTGAACAATACAGTTGATAATTCAACTTTATATTTAGTAAATAATACGCCCATTATCGCTGAATATCCAGTTAGAGGCACAATTAGGATTCCAGTTGAACAAGATCTCGGAGCAATAAAATTGTTTGATCAAGATAAAGAGATCCTGTTTGATGTAGTGAAAAGGGAACAACGAGAAGAATTCTTGCGTCATATTCTTGCTGAACCTCATTATGCAGAGTATGTAATCTATGATATATCGTTCACGATGCCTTTTGAAGGTGCTGAAATCAAAGCGTTAAGAATAGAACGGGTTGAAATGAGATCAGAACCGACGATAGGTATCTGTGAGGAAGTTATTGAAAACGAGTTTTATCGAATTCGTTGGACAGAAAAAGGTCTACAAATAACAGACCGTTTAAAGAACAAGGTTTATGAAAATCAACATCAGTTCATCTCTTCTTTAGACGCTGGAGATTCCTATAATTATTCCCCACCTATTCATGATGTTATTAGCGAAGCGGTTATTACCGGGGTGAGTGAACTAATAAAGGGTAAGACGTACCAATCTTTTATCCTACATTATAATTTAAGACTTCCTCTATCCTTAAATGAGGAGAGGACGGGCCCAAGTGATCAATATGTGGTGAATAAGCTAACTACAAGGGTGACTTTATATAAGGGGAATCGATTGGTTTATTTCAAAACAAAGGTAAAAAATGAGGCTAAAGACCAAAAACTTCGTGTAGGTTTTTCTGTTTCAGAAGCATCCTTTAGTTATGCAGATACTGCTTTTGACTTAATTAGACGAGAAACACTCCGTGAGAAGCAGTTGGATGTGCCAAAAAATAAAGAGGCTGTCATGAATCAATATCCAACCTATTCATCTGTTATAGCTAATGAACATCAACTGGTACATCGTGGCTTGCAAGAATATGAGGTTGAAAAGTTTAATGGATTTGATATGGCATTTTTAACCATGATCCGTGGAATCGGATGGTTGTCGAGGAGGGACCTTCGTACCCGTGGAAACGGTGCTGGTCCTGGATTTAAGACACCTGGTGCCCAATGTCAAGGAACATATGAGTTCGAATATGGATTAGTTTTGGGAGAAGAACAGCATTCGTTAAATCATAAGGCGCTGCTGCGCCAACCAGTTTTATGCCAACAATCGTATCAGAAGAAGAAAGAGCAGAAATTATTTGTTCAAACATCACCAATAATTGTATTTTCTTCCTATATAATGAAAGAAAAAGATACATTTGATATTCGACTATTCAATCCGACCACCCAAGACCAAACGACGGAATTGAGATTTGGATTTTTGCCAGAGACCCTTTCTGAAGTGAATTTTATCGGAGAGTGCAAGGCAACACTAACAGCAGGACAAGAAATAACAATTGCTTTTCGGCCAAAAGAAATTAAAACCATTCGTGTGAAAAGAAGTGGCCAGTCATGA
- a CDS encoding FAD-dependent oxidoreductase: MNTVTFFGRKVPILYEMDCVVVGGGTAGAAAAITALEEEMTTLVVEKTISLGGTQTNSLVSPMMPTYVKANGVNRLIIERLQQENIQTDDGTTTCSWFNVEALSYVLEQLIIERDGKILYDANYIDCLMEDGKITYIVVNTCNGLSAIKGKTFIDATADAVLSRSAGVPVVSGNENGQNQQISFRFEMGGIDVPALRKFILSQNETFCKIDNPEFFEIAMVPGKGHVLEPFFQKGLTNGDLVEEDLRYFQAFTQPGKPTVMSFNCPHIPGVFQTTDPKLRSEAVTKGRAMIRRLVHFLPKYIPGFEKAFLLKEATQLGIRESYRIIGQYILTERDYLNRARFLDGIARGDWYIDVHSVTKETIEKPKYSRGEYYEIPYRSLITNEIANLIVVGRHISSTFLMQASLRIQPTVRDIGQAAGLACAYSVKNSIDLNQIDGSEIKRQLGLVEEK; this comes from the coding sequence GTGAATACGGTCACTTTTTTCGGGAGAAAAGTTCCTATTCTATATGAGATGGACTGTGTGGTGGTTGGCGGTGGGACGGCGGGAGCCGCTGCCGCGATCACTGCATTGGAAGAAGAAATGACGACACTGGTCGTAGAGAAGACAATCAGCCTAGGTGGTACTCAGACGAATTCACTTGTTTCGCCGATGATGCCAACGTATGTAAAAGCAAACGGTGTTAACCGTTTAATTATTGAGCGACTTCAGCAGGAAAACATTCAAACAGATGATGGAACAACGACCTGCAGTTGGTTTAATGTTGAAGCATTAAGCTACGTACTAGAACAATTGATTATCGAACGAGATGGAAAGATTCTTTATGACGCAAATTATATTGATTGTCTAATGGAAGACGGGAAAATAACTTATATTGTTGTAAATACTTGTAACGGCTTATCTGCGATTAAGGGAAAGACATTTATCGATGCTACTGCAGATGCCGTGTTATCACGCTCTGCAGGTGTACCGGTCGTTTCTGGAAATGAAAATGGACAGAACCAGCAAATCTCTTTCCGTTTTGAGATGGGGGGGATTGATGTTCCAGCACTAAGGAAGTTCATTCTTTCACAAAATGAAACTTTCTGTAAAATCGATAACCCTGAATTTTTTGAGATAGCCATGGTTCCTGGAAAAGGTCATGTACTTGAGCCATTTTTTCAAAAGGGCTTAACCAATGGAGATTTAGTGGAAGAGGATCTACGTTATTTTCAAGCCTTTACACAGCCAGGGAAACCAACCGTGATGTCCTTTAATTGCCCACATATCCCGGGCGTCTTTCAAACAACGGATCCCAAACTTCGCTCTGAGGCAGTAACCAAAGGGCGTGCAATGATTCGGAGGCTAGTACACTTCCTGCCAAAATATATCCCAGGGTTTGAAAAAGCCTTTTTGTTAAAAGAGGCTACACAGCTCGGAATTCGAGAATCTTATCGAATTATTGGTCAATACATCCTCACCGAGAGAGATTATCTCAATCGTGCTAGGTTTCTGGACGGAATTGCCCGGGGAGATTGGTATATTGATGTTCATAGTGTAACAAAGGAAACAATAGAAAAGCCGAAATACTCGAGGGGAGAATATTACGAGATTCCGTATCGTTCTCTCATTACAAATGAGATTGCTAATTTAATTGTTGTAGGTAGGCATATTTCTAGTACCTTCCTTATGCAGGCATCACTAAGGATTCAGCCAACGGTTAGAGACATAGGTCAGGCAGCAGGACTTGCCTGTGCTTATTCAGTAAAGAATTCAATTGATCTGAATCAAATAGATGGCAGTGAGATAAAGAGACAGCTCGGTTTAGTGGAGGAGAAGTAA
- a CDS encoding carbohydrate ABC transporter permease, translating into MNKRKTIQKVWLYALMLFITVLTVGPFLITLFMALKSPSEGIYGSVLPKEPTLENFVVSFEKAKFATYFLNTAIVTGIAIPLNLLFCSLAAYPLARMDFRGRSVVLALIISTMMVPFQLYMAPLFQLADQFGLRNTHLGLVVLQVSTAFGIFLMRQAYLRIPKELEESAYLDGANKFKVWYKVALPLVKPTLVTLAIFTFMGTWGDYLWPLINSTESSMYTLSIGLAQLSQNFDGSNLKLISAASILTTIPTLLIFIWLQKYFISGATDGAVKG; encoded by the coding sequence ATGAACAAAAGAAAAACGATTCAAAAGGTATGGCTCTACGCCCTGATGCTCTTCATCACGGTATTAACAGTAGGACCATTTCTTATTACTTTATTTATGGCTTTAAAGTCTCCTAGTGAGGGGATTTATGGGTCTGTTTTACCAAAAGAACCAACACTAGAGAACTTTGTTGTTTCTTTTGAAAAGGCAAAATTTGCGACTTATTTTTTGAACACGGCTATTGTTACTGGAATCGCTATACCATTAAACCTACTGTTTTGTAGTCTGGCGGCCTATCCTTTGGCGAGAATGGATTTTAGAGGACGTAGTGTCGTCTTAGCATTAATTATTTCGACGATGATGGTTCCTTTTCAACTATATATGGCCCCACTTTTCCAACTTGCGGATCAGTTTGGTTTACGTAACACACACCTTGGTCTAGTAGTCCTGCAGGTATCAACGGCTTTTGGTATCTTCTTGATGCGCCAGGCTTACTTAAGAATACCAAAGGAGCTTGAAGAATCTGCTTATTTAGATGGAGCCAATAAGTTTAAGGTTTGGTATAAGGTTGCCCTGCCTTTGGTCAAACCGACACTAGTGACACTAGCCATCTTTACCTTTATGGGAACATGGGGAGATTATTTATGGCCATTAATAAACTCTACTGAAAGCAGCATGTATACACTCTCAATCGGTTTAGCACAGCTTTCGCAAAATTTTGATGGATCGAACTTAAAATTAATTAGTGCTGCTTCTATTTTAACAACTATTCCTACCTTGCTTATTTTCATATGGCTGCAAAAATATTTCATTTCTGGAGCAACCGATGGAGCGGTGAAGGGATAA
- a CDS encoding carbohydrate ABC transporter permease yields the protein MNKEPVVVSNTKTKVVRNKRNGSMKNVTPWLFLLPSILILGIFLVIPILEAFKWSFLDYKIIADTGEFVGFANFKEIFEDQHFWTALMNTLLFLVIVLPLNVFLPMILAVIVNQKIKGVSTFRVLYYLPVITPMVVAALMWKMLYSQDSIISTLMVKLGIFDSPTNLLVQSSTALIAVAAITVWKGLGYYMIIYLAGLQSIPKDVYESASIDGASVIQQFRRITVPMLIPSVTLVSVMTIIAGMKVFEEIALTTGGGPSGATTTLVMYIYQKFMSLDVSVASAAGLVLLLLAIAASLLQMKLTSKREDDLRA from the coding sequence ATGAACAAGGAACCGGTTGTCGTATCGAATACAAAAACAAAAGTTGTCCGAAACAAGCGAAATGGGAGTATGAAGAATGTCACTCCTTGGCTGTTTTTACTCCCATCTATTTTAATTTTGGGTATCTTTCTTGTTATTCCAATTTTAGAAGCCTTTAAATGGAGTTTCTTGGACTATAAAATCATTGCGGATACAGGTGAATTTGTTGGATTCGCTAATTTTAAAGAGATATTTGAAGATCAACATTTTTGGACAGCATTAATGAATACATTGCTATTTTTAGTGATTGTTCTCCCGCTAAATGTCTTTTTACCAATGATTTTAGCAGTCATAGTTAATCAAAAGATTAAAGGAGTTAGTACTTTTAGGGTCCTCTACTATCTCCCGGTTATTACTCCGATGGTAGTAGCGGCATTAATGTGGAAAATGCTTTATTCACAAGATAGTATTATTTCTACATTGATGGTGAAATTAGGGATTTTCGATTCTCCTACAAACCTGCTTGTTCAATCCTCTACTGCACTGATTGCCGTAGCAGCGATTACAGTATGGAAGGGTCTCGGGTACTATATGATTATTTATTTGGCTGGTCTTCAGTCCATTCCAAAGGATGTTTATGAGTCTGCTAGTATTGATGGGGCTTCTGTTATTCAACAATTTAGAAGAATAACGGTTCCTATGTTAATTCCATCTGTAACACTGGTATCGGTAATGACGATTATTGCTGGGATGAAGGTGTTTGAAGAAATAGCCCTTACTACAGGTGGCGGGCCATCTGGAGCAACTACTACGCTGGTGATGTATATCTATCAAAAGTTTATGAGTCTAGACGTGAGTGTGGCTTCAGCTGCAGGTTTAGTATTATTACTTTTAGCTATTGCTGCTTCTCTATTACAAATGAAGTTAACTAGTAAACGGGAAGATGACCTTAGAGCATAG
- a CDS encoding ABC transporter substrate-binding protein, translating into MKKRTNKIVVGSLVAALSVGLMACSNNETSSTKEKKSAKSNELTGKVTLWTASLAGEPFDTYFKNIEKEFESQHPKLDVVIEDVPQNEMEQKVLTSLTGKDVPDVVNLNPHYMSNIAAQGGLLDLTNEVSDEVKKSFVEGPYKSGIYQDKLYALPWYLTTTVSWYNSAHFTKAGVTELPTDTKGIYETAKKVTEATGKPSYFPVINDGNAIMEKMVSLANGKPIVKDGKATFEYNDAVLEFFTVTQKMYKEGLIPQETAEGSIKTGQELYMAGNLSFLEGGVTFLGPVESGAPDVFKASKAGQPLNAADAPVNVAVMNFAVPSKTQNKEAAVALAEFVSNPKNQLEFAKTAGTVLPSTKESLEDDYFKNPGDSPKALGMLEASKSLLRAKVLIPPTENSADLRAATKDIFVKNLQGKLSPKEALKQLASEWNKAFEKTGEKVTF; encoded by the coding sequence ATGAAGAAACGTACAAACAAGATTGTTGTAGGCTCGTTAGTCGCTGCACTTTCCGTCGGTTTGATGGCTTGCAGTAATAATGAAACAAGCAGCACAAAAGAAAAAAAATCAGCCAAGTCAAATGAACTTACAGGTAAGGTTACACTTTGGACAGCATCTTTGGCTGGAGAACCGTTTGATACATATTTCAAAAACATCGAGAAAGAGTTTGAATCCCAACACCCTAAATTAGATGTAGTAATTGAAGATGTTCCACAGAATGAAATGGAGCAGAAGGTATTAACTTCACTTACTGGAAAAGATGTTCCTGACGTAGTGAATTTAAATCCACACTATATGTCTAACATCGCCGCACAAGGCGGGTTACTAGATTTAACAAACGAAGTTAGTGATGAAGTCAAAAAATCATTTGTAGAAGGTCCATATAAATCCGGTATTTACCAAGATAAGTTATACGCTCTGCCATGGTATCTCACTACGACTGTTTCTTGGTATAATAGCGCTCACTTTACAAAAGCAGGCGTAACCGAACTACCAACAGACACAAAAGGAATCTATGAAACTGCTAAAAAGGTAACAGAAGCAACAGGAAAACCATCCTACTTCCCAGTTATTAATGATGGAAATGCAATCATGGAGAAAATGGTTTCCTTGGCAAATGGCAAGCCAATTGTAAAGGACGGAAAAGCAACATTCGAATATAATGATGCAGTTCTTGAATTCTTCACAGTAACACAAAAAATGTATAAAGAAGGATTAATTCCGCAAGAAACAGCGGAAGGATCTATTAAAACAGGACAGGAGCTCTATATGGCAGGAAACCTTTCTTTCCTAGAAGGCGGTGTAACGTTCCTTGGACCAGTTGAGTCAGGTGCTCCTGATGTATTCAAGGCATCCAAAGCAGGTCAGCCATTAAATGCAGCTGATGCTCCAGTAAACGTTGCCGTGATGAACTTTGCTGTACCAAGTAAAACGCAAAATAAAGAAGCAGCAGTTGCCCTGGCTGAATTCGTTTCAAATCCTAAAAACCAATTAGAATTTGCGAAAACGGCTGGTACAGTATTACCTTCCACAAAAGAATCTTTAGAAGATGATTACTTTAAAAACCCTGGCGATTCACCTAAGGCTCTTGGTATGTTAGAAGCATCTAAGTCACTTCTGCGTGCGAAGGTATTAATACCACCAACAGAAAATAGTGCAGATCTTCGTGCAGCAACAAAGGATATCTTTGTTAAAAATCTACAAGGTAAACTTTCGCCTAAGGAAGCATTGAAGCAACTTGCTTCAGAATGGAACAAAGCATTTGAAAAAACAGGTGAAAAGGTAACATTCTAA